AAGGAACCTCATCTGGCTGTTTTTCCGCCGGAGGAGTGATTGAGAGCTCGGAATACTGCAAAGGACCAGCAATCACTACTTCGTCAAACACGAGCTTCTGCTCCTTGGAGTTGTTGGCCTTGTAAGTTAGAGTTAATGTGTTATCGGCATTACGTTGAATGGAGGTCACTGTATGGTTGAGTCGAACATCGGCTTGCGCGGCCTTCAGCATTCCATGGAAGATTTGCCAATTTCCACCCTTGATAGACACTGCTCCTTCTGTGGCCATGCACACCATGGTCTCAAGGCCATGTATGAGACCCAGGTTCTGCCCGTAGTTGACTCGTGTACTAGCTTGTATGATATCCCGAGAGAAGTCAGGAGATATCTTATTCTCCTTAAGAAAAACATCACCGGGAGTTGAAGTCGAGTCTAGCAAGCCCACtgcggcggcagcggcagtTAGGGACCTAAAAGGAAACATAGGTTCTTCATAGAGCTTCAAGAATTTGTTGACTGTGCTTTTCATCAAGCTCTGGGTCCGAATGGGTGCCCAGCCGTAGCGCCAGAGCAGCTTAGGAATGTTCCACCAACTGTTATTCTGCAGCACGGAGACAAATTGCTTCCCATCCCAGACACCGATACTATCATCGGCTTGCTTAGGACGGGTTGCATCAGCGCTATCGACAAACAGACCGAGCTCTTTAGATGCGTTCATGAGGTTGTAGTTGACCTTGACGAAGATCGAAGCACCTAGCTCCACAGGATATGCCGGATGCTCTAGAACATTTACTGTTGTTGATCGACCGCCCACGTACGAATTGCGCTCGAAGACGGTGATGTTGACTAGAATTGGGGATGCATCTGCATATTTACGTAGAGAGTATGCAGTAGAGGCACCTCCTGCTCCAGCTCCTGTGAGCTTCATTAGCTTCTGATATACAAAAGTTAGCTAGAGCTTAAGTACTCACCGATTATCGCCACCCGCTTGGGGACAGTATCGGAGGCTTGAGTGAATGAATGCTCCTTGGCATCACTGAATGATATAAAACATAGTGC
This Aspergillus flavus chromosome 1, complete sequence DNA region includes the following protein-coding sequences:
- a CDS encoding putative prenylcysteine lyase; translation: MGVFVKPSFWLLAIHYVIALCFISFSDAKEHSFTQASDTVPKRVAIIGAGAGGASTAYSLRKYADASPILVNITVFERNSYVGGRSTTVNVLEHPAYPVELGASIFVKVNYNLMNASKELGLFVDSADATRPKQADDSIGVWDGKQFVSVLQNNSWWNIPKLLWRYGWAPIRTQSLMKSTVNKFLKLYEEPMFPFRSLTAAAAAVGLLDSTSTPGDVFLKENKISPDFSRDIIQASTRVNYGQNLGLIHGLETMVCMATEGAVSIKGGNWQIFHGMLKAAQADVRLNHTVTSIQRNADNTLTLTYKANNSKEQKLVFDEVVIAGPLQYSELSITPPAEKQPDEVPFVTLHVTLFSSPHKLSPKFFNIHEANAQTPETILTTVPSGLDLGSEKAGVGPAGFWSISTLRTVDHPPVSPDEKPSKHYVYKVFSPERLSADFVTSILGLESPSDPVKNNNLTISDLSKQDISWHHEKIWNPYPFLYPRVTFEETLLSTNIWYTGGIESFISTMETSALMGKNVATLLFQSWQEQKEGTVEDDPVVGSGERVEL